The Acinetobacter sp. GSS19 genome includes a region encoding these proteins:
- a CDS encoding ABC1 kinase family protein — translation MKKNIWWDGLRSVGRMGETAVVVAKAGIKYATEKPSNAKLMRETFESLGSTYIKLGQFIASTPSLFPREYVEEFQGCLDQTPTLPFSYIQQVLASEFADRNLNEIFSWIDEQPLASASIAQVHAARLVSGEDVVIKVQKPGVETILYTDLNVLHWATKLLEKAVPKVKFASLADIVEEIKDRMVREVDFIEEARNLDDFIQYLNQTHNQAATAPKVYHQYSTRRVLTMQRLYGVPLTDFEVVKKYAKDPSQVLITAMNTWFGSLMMCNSFHADLHAGNLMLLEDGRIGFIDFGIVGQLKPEVWTACISFMDALQKTDYPAMAENMLKMGMTDSKIDPQVLAQDLERLFSGVMLADPQELLHTNPADLNDIMMDMVAVGERHGIRFPRDFALLFKQMLYFDRFMRVLAPYTDIYADQRLQMIQNLHPQHS, via the coding sequence ATGAAAAAAAATATCTGGTGGGATGGATTACGTTCCGTGGGCCGTATGGGTGAAACAGCCGTGGTGGTTGCCAAAGCCGGCATTAAATACGCAACAGAAAAACCAAGCAATGCCAAACTGATGCGGGAGACCTTTGAATCTCTCGGTTCGACCTATATTAAACTCGGACAATTTATTGCCAGTACACCATCGCTCTTTCCGCGTGAATACGTTGAAGAATTTCAGGGCTGTCTGGATCAGACGCCAACTTTGCCATTTAGCTATATTCAACAGGTACTGGCTTCGGAATTTGCAGACCGTAACCTGAATGAAATTTTTTCCTGGATTGATGAGCAGCCTTTGGCTTCGGCCTCGATTGCCCAGGTCCATGCCGCACGTCTGGTCAGCGGTGAAGATGTGGTAATCAAGGTGCAAAAGCCGGGTGTAGAAACCATTCTCTACACTGATCTGAATGTCTTGCATTGGGCGACCAAATTGCTGGAAAAAGCGGTGCCTAAAGTCAAATTCGCGTCGTTGGCGGATATTGTGGAAGAAATTAAAGACCGTATGGTGCGTGAAGTCGACTTTATTGAAGAGGCACGCAATCTGGATGACTTTATCCAGTATCTGAACCAGACGCACAATCAGGCGGCGACTGCACCGAAAGTCTACCATCAGTATTCTACCCGCCGTGTCCTGACCATGCAGCGTTTATATGGTGTACCACTGACTGATTTTGAAGTAGTGAAAAAATATGCCAAAGACCCGTCACAAGTGTTGATTACCGCCATGAATACCTGGTTTGGCAGTCTGATGATGTGTAACAGTTTCCATGCTGACTTGCATGCAGGTAACCTGATGTTGCTAGAAGATGGCCGTATCGGGTTTATCGATTTTGGCATTGTCGGACAGCTGAAACCGGAAGTTTGGACGGCTTGTATCAGCTTTATGGATGCGTTGCAAAAAACCGATTATCCCGCCATGGCTGAAAATATGCTGAAAATGGGCATGACCGACAGCAAGATTGATCCGCAGGTTTTGGCGCAGGATCTGGAGCGTTTATTCAGCGGAGTCATGCTGGCTGATCCGCAAGAATTACTGCACACCAATCCTGCGGATCTAAACGACATCATGATGGATATGGTGGCGGTGGGTGAGCGACATGGTATCCGTTTCCCGCGCGACTTTGCCTTGCTGTTCAAGCAAATGCTGTATTTCGACCGTTTCATGCGCGTGCTGGCACCATATACTGACATCTATGCTGACCAGCGTTTGCAGATGATCCAGAATCTGCATCCGCAGCACAGTTAA
- a CDS encoding HesA/MoeB/ThiF family protein has translation MHLYSRQILLDGWDIDAQEKLKLANVLIVGAGGIGCSSAELLARAGVGKLTIIDADSIEMSNLQRQIAFTQADLGFFKAETLAKRLQSINPHIEVDYLNQKLEIHNAKDLISAQDLVLDGCDNFSTRCLVNQVCVEQNVPLLSASAIGLQGQLFMVEGNSACYECLFPKAQHSNESLRCADSGVLATTPVVMAALQAHHALLYLGLNRTPLRSKLLLWDGLTMKQRLLGFEKDTNCPICQARFSLS, from the coding sequence ATGCATTTATACAGTCGCCAGATTCTGCTGGATGGCTGGGATATCGATGCCCAGGAGAAACTCAAGTTGGCGAATGTACTGATCGTCGGTGCGGGTGGCATCGGCTGTAGCTCGGCCGAGCTGTTGGCACGCGCAGGTGTCGGCAAGTTAACCATCATTGATGCCGACAGCATCGAAATGAGCAATTTGCAGCGACAGATTGCCTTTACTCAGGCAGACCTTGGCTTTTTTAAAGCCGAAACACTGGCTAAACGTCTGCAAAGTATTAATCCCCATATTGAGGTGGATTATCTCAACCAGAAACTGGAGATTCACAATGCCAAAGACCTGATTTCTGCTCAGGATTTGGTTCTCGATGGCTGTGATAACTTTAGTACGCGCTGTTTGGTGAATCAGGTCTGTGTAGAGCAGAATGTTCCTCTGCTCAGTGCCTCAGCCATTGGCTTGCAAGGGCAACTGTTTATGGTGGAAGGAAATTCCGCTTGTTATGAATGCCTGTTCCCCAAAGCGCAGCACAGTAATGAAAGTTTGCGCTGCGCTGACTCTGGCGTGCTGGCAACCACGCCCGTAGTGATGGCCGCTTTACAGGCCCACCACGCTTTGTTGTATTTAGGTTTAAATCGTACACCGTTACGCAGTAAATTGTTGCTGTGGGACGGCTTAACCATGAAACAGCGTTTACTTGGTTTTGAAAAAGATACAAATTGCCCCATCTGTCAGGCAAGATTTTCCTTAAGCTAA
- a CDS encoding AMP-binding protein, whose amino-acid sequence MKTLEQAYQEFDLNRLIEQQLVGTPEALNAYEECCGRYVGQQKIALYWHGKNGETASYTFEQLNQAAAQLANYLTTLGLQAGDRIAGLLPRTPELVITILATWRMGAVYQPLFTAFESKAIEHRIATAQTQLVVTNDEQRPKLNGLAIPHIITVHHTGSLADGDVDFWQALSEQSDECPAVMRRFDDDFLMMFTSGTTGLAKSVPVPLKALLAFKGYMQHALDLQEQDVFWNLADPGWAYGLYYGITAPLSLGHSTIMDERPFAVEHALETIQRYRVTNLAGSPTAFRMLFGFKEKVDASIREHLRVVSSAGEPLTPEVIHWFKQDLGVNIFDQYGQTELGMVIANHHALQHEKKVGSAGYAIPGHRFAVLDAQHQEVVTGEVGTLALDCEQSPMMWFKGYDGHNRKSFVGRYYLTGDTVRLNENHGIDFIGRADDVITTSGYRVGPFDVESTLLECEEVLESAVVGKPDAERTEIVKAFVVLKPQYQASEELMVKLQNYVRSRLSKHAYPREIEFIVQLPKTSSGKIQRNLLKQLEIEKVQQHAMQKVG is encoded by the coding sequence ATGAAGACACTAGAACAAGCGTATCAGGAATTTGATTTAAACCGATTGATTGAACAGCAGTTGGTCGGTACGCCAGAAGCGCTGAATGCGTATGAGGAGTGCTGCGGCCGTTATGTTGGCCAGCAAAAAATTGCGCTGTACTGGCATGGAAAAAATGGAGAAACGGCGAGCTATACCTTTGAGCAGCTGAATCAAGCCGCAGCACAACTGGCCAATTATCTGACCACACTTGGATTGCAGGCGGGCGATCGTATCGCCGGATTATTACCGCGTACACCCGAGCTGGTCATCACCATTTTGGCTACCTGGCGGATGGGTGCCGTTTATCAGCCGTTGTTTACTGCATTTGAATCGAAAGCGATTGAGCACCGGATTGCGACCGCGCAAACCCAATTGGTGGTCACCAATGATGAACAACGTCCCAAGCTCAATGGTTTGGCAATTCCGCACATCATAACAGTGCATCATACTGGAAGTTTGGCGGATGGAGATGTGGATTTCTGGCAGGCACTGTCTGAACAGTCGGATGAATGTCCCGCTGTGATGCGCCGTTTTGATGATGATTTTCTAATGATGTTTACCTCTGGAACCACCGGTCTGGCCAAATCGGTTCCTGTGCCTTTAAAAGCCTTGCTGGCCTTTAAAGGCTATATGCAACATGCACTGGATTTGCAGGAACAGGATGTATTCTGGAATCTGGCCGATCCTGGCTGGGCCTATGGGCTGTATTACGGGATTACCGCACCGCTGAGTCTGGGTCACAGCACCATTATGGATGAGCGGCCTTTTGCAGTAGAGCATGCGCTGGAAACCATTCAACGCTATCGCGTGACCAATCTGGCGGGTTCACCGACCGCTTTTCGTATGCTGTTTGGCTTTAAAGAAAAAGTAGATGCGTCCATTCGGGAGCACTTGCGTGTGGTCAGTAGTGCCGGTGAACCTTTAACGCCAGAAGTCATTCACTGGTTTAAACAGGATTTGGGGGTTAATATTTTTGATCAGTATGGCCAGACCGAACTGGGTATGGTGATTGCCAATCATCATGCCTTACAGCATGAGAAAAAAGTGGGTTCAGCAGGCTACGCGATTCCGGGACATCGCTTTGCTGTACTGGATGCACAACATCAGGAAGTGGTTACAGGTGAGGTCGGAACCTTGGCACTCGACTGTGAACAATCACCAATGATGTGGTTTAAAGGCTATGACGGACATAACCGTAAATCGTTTGTCGGGCGTTATTACCTGACAGGTGATACGGTGCGGCTCAATGAAAATCACGGAATTGATTTTATTGGTCGTGCTGATGATGTCATTACAACGTCAGGCTATCGGGTGGGACCATTTGATGTAGAGAGTACCTTGCTGGAATGTGAAGAAGTGCTGGAATCGGCTGTGGTGGGTAAACCGGATGCAGAGCGTACAGAAATCGTTAAAGCCTTTGTGGTGCTTAAACCACAATATCAAGCTTCAGAAGAACTGATGGTCAAGCTGCAGAATTATGTACGTTCACGCTTATCCAAACATGCCTATCCACGAGAAATTGAGTTTATTGTTCAGTTGCCGAAAACTTCAAGCGGCAAAATTCAGCGTAATTTACTCAAACAACTGGAAATCGAGAAAGTACAGCAACATGCCATGCAAAAAGTAGGGTGA